GTTTTTACGAGTTTAGATATATTCCCAACACCTGTATATTTCCAGTACGGGAGAGAGTCTGGGAACATATAGATGTTTTCACTAATAAGGTGGTAGAGGTACGTTCTAATAATAACCGCTACAGCTTTTATATATTCTTTTATCGTATCCTGCTGGACAACGTTTTGGGTGCAAGAAATTACGTAGTCCTCTTCATCCACGATGTTTTGAAGGTAGATAGAGTTGCCAATACATTTCAAGATGAGGTCACCGCTAAAATAGCCGGAATCCTGGGCTGTTTTTACAAATTTCGTGTAAGGGTCTTCCACCCTGTATTCATCAAAGGTATATCCACCCATCTGCAGCTTGCCGTCCTTTGCTTCAAAGAGGTAATTTTTGTTTCCACTTGCTACATAAACCCATTGAGATGGGCGAGTCCAGAAAAGGTTTATTATGATAAAGTAGCGGATGTATCTCCTTATAATAATCCTGCCTCCTTAAGAAGTTTCAGAAATTCCTCTTCGTTCAAAATTTTGACTTTAAGTTCCAGCGCTTTCTGATACTTAGAACCTGGGTTTTTACCCACCACGACGAAGTCTGTGTTTCGAGAGACGGAGTTTGAGACCTTTCCACCGAGGGATTCAACCTTCTCCTTAGCTTCCTCTCTGGTCATGCTGTCAAGCTCACCAGTGAAGACAACAGTCTTTCCTTTGAAGGGAGATTCGGCGACAGGTTTTGTTACCTCTTCGAAGGTGATCCCTACGTCGAGAAATTTTTTAAGTATCTGTCTATTTTGTTCATTTTTAAAAAATTCGATAATACTGGATGCGGTTTCAGGTCCTATGCCCGGGATGGAGATTAGCTGTTCGTAGGTTGCATTCATCAATTTTTCCAGAGATTTAAACCTATCAGCAAGAACTTTCGCCGTGAATTCACCTACATTTGGTATTCCAAGGGCATAAAGAAAGCGAGCAAGGGTGGTTTTCTTTGCTTTGTTTATCTGATCCATTAAATTTTGGGCTGATTTATCAGCAAAACCTTCAAGGGTGAGAAGTTGAGATTTCTTAAGGTAAAATAGGTCCGCTACGTCTTTTACAAGCCCCCGATCCACCAACTGCTCTGCCACTCTCTCGCCCAAACCTTCAATGTCCATTGCCCTTCTTTGAGCGAAGTGGCGGAGGTGCGCCTTTAACTTTGCAGGGCATTGCATGCTGACGCAACGGTAATAAGCGCCTTCCCTTACCACTTTGGCACCGCATACGGGACACTTTTCAGGAGGGAGGATTTCCTTTTCTTCACCAGTTCTTGCTTCTTTGATTACCTGCACAATATCGGGTATGACATCCCCAGCACGTTGAACGACTACCTTATCACCGATTTTTACGCCAAGCCTTTGTACCTCGTCGAAATTGTGAAGAGTTGCTCTCTGAACAATAACTCCTCCTACTTCGACAGGTTCCAATATGGCAACAGGAGTGATTTGGCCAGTTCGTCCAACCTGATATACGACGTCAACAATTCTGGTTGTTCTCTGTCTTGGTTTAAATTTTCCAGCCAGGAAATATCTGGGTGTCCTCGCCGTAGTGCCGAGCTTTTCCCACAAATCCATATCGTTTACCTTTATGACGATCCCGTCCAACTCGTATTCTAAGGAATCCCTGACGTTTTCCATGTATCTGTAGTACTCAATCACTTCGTCAATGTTTTTGCAGATTTTTCTGGGTTTTGAAGCTTTGAATCCCCACTTTTCAATGGCATCAAGGGCTTCGGAGTGGGTTTTAAATTTAATTCCTTCAACAACCCCGAGTCCCCAGGCGATGAAGTCCAATTTTCTTTTTGCTGTGATGTTTGGGTCAAGCTGTCTCAAAGAACCGGCCGCTGCATTTCTCGGATTCGCAAAGGTTGGCTCTCCCTTTTTTGCTAATTCTTCGTTCAATGCTTCGAAGTCCTTCTTTTTCATTATTACCTCTCCGCGAATCTGCACCTTTTGTGGAATGGTGAATCCAGAGAGGAGCCTTAACGGTATTGATTTTATTGTTTTAGCGTTTAGTGTTACATCTTCGCCTTTAAAACCATCCCCCCTTGTAGCCGCAGAGGTATAGATGCCGCTAATGTATGTGAGTTCACAGGAAAGTCCATCAAATTTGGGCTCGACGGAATACTCTATGTTTGCCGATTGAGGAAGCCCAAGAAACCTCTTTATACGAGCGTCGAAATCCCTTATCTCATCCTCATTCCTTGCATCCTGTATAGAAAGCATTGGTAATTCATGTTCTATGGTTCCAAATTCTTCTTGAGGCGGTGCCCCGACTCTCTGGGTTGGTGAGTCGGGTGTTATGAGGTCGGGGTAAAGACTCTCAAGTTCTTGAAGTTCTCTCATTAGCTCATCGTATTCGGCATCAGATATAAGAGGGCTATTCAAAACGTAATAACGGTAGTTGTGGTAGTTTATTTGTTCTCTTAACTCTTTTATTCTCTTTTCTGCTTCTTCACGGGAAAGAGCATGCTTATTCATAACATATTGCTCCTGTTAAGCCTTTAGATAATATTAAGTTAAATATCTCATCAAATCAAGAGGGACGAGGGATAAATGGCCTGCATTAAATACAGCGAAAATATATTGCCGATTTTGATACTTTTGTTCCTTCCTGAACTATTTGCATGCTAAGCGGTGCTTTATAAATTTGGCTTTATGAGCAACTTTATTCTTCTTACCGATGATAGTTTGTGAATAGTTTTATACTACTTTGTTTTTCCTTTCACAATCGCTTAAAATTAAGAAAAAGGAGGTAAAACAAATGAGCCTTACAGAACAATTCATTAAAGAAGCAGAGAAGTATAGTGCTCATAATTACCATCCACTTCCCGTTGTACTGTCAAAAGGTGAAGGAGTCTGGGTTTGGGATGTTGAAGGTAAGAAGTATCTTGACTGCTTAAGTGCTTATTCTGCTGTTAATCAGGGCCATAGGCACCCCAAAATCATCAACGCTTTGATTGAACAGGCAAACAGAATAACTCTTACTTCCAGAGCTTTCCATAATGATAAGATGGGTGCTTTTTTGAAAAAACTCTGTGAGGTTGCTGGTTTTGATAAAGCTCTTCCTATGAATACAGGGGCAGAGGCAGTAGAGACCGCTATAAAGACTGCAAGGAAATGGGGATATTTAAAGAAGAAGGTTGAGGAAGACAAGGCTGAGATAATAGTTTGTGAAAATAATTTCCATGGCAGAACGATCACAATAATCAGCTTTTCTTCTGAACCACAGTACAGATTTGGTTTCGGGCCTTTTACACCCGGTTTCAAAATGATTCCTTTTGGTGATGCAGAGGCTCTTGAAAAGGCAATAACTCCGAATACAGTAGGTTTTCTTGTAGAACCAATTCAAGGAGAGGGTGGGGTGATTGTGCCCCCCGAAGGTTACTATAAGGCAATTAGAGAAATCACGAAAAAACACAATGTGCTTTTAATGGCTGATGAGATTCAGACGGGGTTTGGAAGAACGGGCACCCTCTTTGCAATGGATAGGGAAGGGGTTAAGCCGGATATTCTCATTGTCGGGAAAGCCCTTGGTGGTGGTGTTTATCCAGTCTCAGCAATCCTGGCGAATGAAGAGGTGATGGATGTTTTCAGACCCGGGGATCATGGTTCTACCTTTGGTGGTAACCCCCTTGCTGCGGCGGTCGCTATGGCAGCTATTGATGTGATAGTTGAAGAGAGACTTCCAGAAAGAGCGGAAGAACTGGGGAATTACTTTATGAAGAGACTTAGGGAAATCAATAGCCCTTATGTTAAGGAAGTGAGGGGTAGAGGCCTTCTTATTGGTGTGGAAATAAAGAAAGAATACGGTAGTGCAAGACCATTTTGCGAAAAGTTAATGGAGCTTGGAATTCTTGCCAAGGAGACCCATGAACAGGTGATCCGTTTCGCACCACCTCTTGTAATCACCAAAGAAGAGATCGACTGGGCCTTGGAGAGAATAGAAAAGGTATTGAAAGCGTAGATTTTTAACGCCCCCTCCTATAGGAGGGGGCGTTTTTATTTCACATTTTTTCCTGAATTTTAAAGGCTTTAAGGGTGTTGTTATAAGTTATTTCAGCTAATTCTTCATAATCTATCTTCTTAAGGTCGCTTATTTTCTTGAGCACATGTCTAAGGTAAGCCGGTTCGTTCCGACCTTTTTCCAAAGAAGGAGTTAAGTAGGGGGCATCGGTTTCAATTAAAATTTTTTCTACCGGGACAATCTTCGCAACTTTCTGCAGTGCCTCATTTTTGTATGTAATGGTACCGGAGAAAGAGATGTAGTAATTCGCTTCCTGTAATATTACTTCCGCTTCTTGAGGCCCTCCGCTGAAACAATGAAAAACAACGGATACCAAGTGGAATTCTTTTATGATCTCAAGGACCTCCTTATAGGCATCTCTTACGTGGAGAATGACAGGTTTTTTGAACTCTTCAGCGAATTGAAGAAACTGTTTGAATACTTCCCGCTGGATATCTTGTGGTGAATAGTTTTTGTAAAAATCAAGGCCAATTTCTCCAATGGCAACAACTTTAGAGCTGGATTTTATGAGCCTTTCCATCTCCCTTAATGTAGTGGTAGTGAATTTTTTTGCGTCATGGGGATGAAGTCCGCAAGAGGCATAAAAATTGTACTTCTCTGCTATTTCCAAAGCCTTTATTGAAGAAGGCAGATCGTAGCCGGGTATTAGGATCTTTTCAACACCAAAAAATTTTGCTCTTTCAATGACTTCATCTAGGTCTTTTTTGAACTGCGGATCGTTTAAGTGGCAGTGTGAGTCGAAAATTGTTCCTATTTTGCCTCCTTAGGTTGGGTTTTCTGCATTGAACAGGTGCCTTCGAATATGACCCCTTCTTCTACTACGAGAGTTTTACAAGTCAGTTCCCCCGTGAATCTCGCAGTGGACTCAAAAAGAACCTTTTCTTCAACGTGAAGCTTTCCGCGGACTGTACCCCCAATTACTGCTGATTTTGCAGAGATCTCATCACCTTCAACAACGCCGGCCTTTCCGACGATCAGGGTGCCTTGCACCTTCACGTTTCCTTTGAATTTTCCGTCTATCCTGGCGCTTCCTAAGACAGATATGTTGCCTGTTACCTCGGCTCCCTGGCCGATTATTGTGTCCATTTTTTCTTCAAAATTTTTTTCCAGTGCCATCCTAAACCTCCTATTTTCCTATCACAAAACCTTTTATTAATTCCTTTTTTTGGCCATCGGCGGTTTTTATAGACAATTTTACAAAATAGAGACCATTGGAAACCTTTTCCCCAAAAGTGTCCCTTAGGTTCCAGGAGATCCGGTTAAAGCCTTCCGGGAATTCGGTTTCTACACTTTGATAAATCTTTCGTCCTGAAATTGTGAAGATCTCAAACTTGGCATGTGCACTTTTATTTATTCTGAAGGTGAAATAAACCCTGTCTCCTTTACTTACAGGATTGGGAAATATGAGAAACTCATCGCAGAGCTCCACTGTGCTTTTTAAGTTTAGCTTAAAACTTTTCTGGCTCATGTTGTTAAGGTTATCATATGCAACAAGTTTAAACTCTTTAGTGCCTGGTTGTTCTGAGGAGAAGAGGTAATTCACTTCCCCTTTTGTGTAAGAGTTGGGGTAGAATTCAAAATAAGGTGTTAAATCGATGAAACCGTTATCTACAAAAAGCATAACACCTTTCTCCTCGGCAAAAACATTATAAAGGTTTATACCGGAACTGTCTTCGAGAATAACTTTAAGTCTAAAAGAGAGTGGGGCTTCCGTGACCTCCGAAGCTTCTCTTCCATTTATGTATACCTTTATATCAGGTCCGTTGCGGTCTTGGGTTGATATGTTGCCGAGGGAAGCAATCAGGTCTGATATGTGAAGGGTGTGGATATTTTTATCAGATGCCTTTCTCAGTATTGAAAAGCAGAAGCCAGTACCGGTATCGGCGGTTCCTGGCATAAAAAAGGATATAGAATCCTTTTCACCACCTGGCGAGAACGGTGCTCTGTATAGCACTTTGTTTTCGCCAAGGTAAGTAACGGAAACCGTGGGACTTGATGGATTGGTATAAGTTTCTTCGTAAGGCTTATGGAACAAGATTGCATAATATTCTGAATTTTGTTGTAGATTTGTCAACTCAAAGGTGTTTTTCCTCGCAATCCACAGGGTATCAGGTGCGGGTAGATTTAACGTAAAATCTGGCAGGGGTAAGTAAACAATGGTGGCAGGGTCTCCAAATAAATGGTAATAGGTCAGAGATGATGAGCTGGTTTTCGCTCTGTTAACTACTTCTCCCAGGGGATGGAGTTTCCTGTCTGAAAGAGTACTGTGAATATTACGCCCAAAGAAGTAGTTTATCGAAACGAACTGCCCGATGGTTGAGCCAATTGTACCAATGCTTTGATTGTATATGGCCATATACTCTGCAATTCCCAGGGGTGGATTCTCTCTTGTAAAGGCCCCCACCTTGCAGGAGAGAAACATAGAGATAGGGTTTTTGTAATTTGTGTTAAGTAGAGGTAAGTCCTGAAGAAGCAGTAATTGCTCATGGGTCAATTGGACGGGATTACCATGTCCAAAGAAGGTTGTGATAAAACTTCCTTCATTGAATTTTCTTATAAAATCTTTCTTAGCTTCCTTACCCCTTCTTATTCTGTCCACACTATTCCCCACGACTCCGTAAGATGTCTCATAGACGAGTTTAATTTCTAAAAAAGGGGGTGTGATCATGGTGTCTCTTCTGATATTATTGGCAAGTGGGATGTGAAATCCTATTTCATTCGGGTACCCGCTCTCTCCATACTCGTCATCTGCTATGAATATGACTTTTGTGCGCCAGTTGTTGAATACAGTGTTATTCTCATATTTGTATAGTTTATCTAAGAAAATTCCCAGTTGTTCCTTTGTTCTGAAAGGAACCCTCCCTATTAAGAGGTCGGCAAATCCGTCTCCATCAAAATCTGCGTAAAAATCGTCCTTTGCGCCCTTTTCTTCTTCAATATTGGCTGATAAGAATGGCTCGTAGGCAGGAACGAGGTTCCCATAGGTTTTATTAATGTTCTTGTAATCGTAGCAAGCGTCCCCAAAAAGCCCGACATAAATAAGGTTTCCGTTTCCTTTTTCGTATTGAAATTTTAGAAAGTTTCTTATGGCTACAGGGTCATAGATTCCAAATCCAAAGTCTCTCATTATATCTTCAACGGTGCATATTTCAACCACTCCATTGCTTCTTTCCCAGTTTCCATCAACGAATTTTAGCATATTTTTCTCGCGGTAGTTTTTGTACCTTATGAGTGATGATACAAAGGACTTTTGGGTTATTAATATATAGTTAATGTTTTCCCTCAGCCTGTATAGAGCCCCTGCTTCCGGGGTTAGTTGGATCTTAACAGGTTTTTTGATGGAAGATGCAAAGTAGTAGATTTTTCCAGGTTTTAAAGTGTCCGAGATGTAACGTCCTTTGTCGTAAGCGAAAATTCCCAGTTTCCTTGGATGATATAGGTTTGTAACATCAAAGACAGCTTGGATGTCTGACCCTATGGGTAACCTTGCAACCGTTGAATCGGTATCAGCGAAGAAGGCGGTTTCGTCACTTAAGGCTGTAACCACTTTTTTGTAGTAAAGGGTAAAGTAGTCGATATATATTCTATCTTCTACTGATGGATTTGTAGTTGAAAGCTGGCACTTCAATGTGTTTGATTCCGATATTGAATTTACTATTCCAAAAAGCTCTCTCACCACATACCCGGTGGAGAAGTCCTGCAAGGTATCCTGAAAGTTTAACACCGCTTTAAATTGGTGATATGTCCCCGTAGCACCCGCATACTGAATTCTGAAAAAGCCATTACGAGAAGCAAGGGAATGTAGGTCAAAATGGTAGTTAATTCCGAATTCTTGCGAAGAGGCTGGCCTGAAAATTTCTTCGCCAAGCCACAACAAGCCTTTCCAGGCTATGTTTACTAGGTCTTTTTCATAGTGGTAGTAAGTATAAAGTTCGTTGATTTCCTGAGATGAAGCAAGATTTTCTACCTGAAAACTTTCTCCACTTATGCCGAAGACTAACCAGACGGAGAGGGTGTCAGTATAGGGATTTTTAAAATACTTTATCTGCTTAATAATCTCTAAAGGGGTTCTTTCATTTCCCATTAAATAGTTTCTCAGCCCTTTTGGACCTGGTGAAAAAAATCTTAATTCGTCTCCACTGTTGAAAGTTCCGTCTCCATTATTGTCCAGAACTTCAAAAGGCAATTTATTAAAATGATTTATGGTGTCGGCTGGTGAAGATGGCAATGTATCTACAGATCTTATAAAGATTGCCATCTGCTGTATTGGAAAAGGATAGGGAAGTCCAGCTTTTTCAAGGTCTTCGTAAGAAACCGAATAAAAACCTTCCTCTGTTATTTTAAATTGGAACCACAGAATACCCTCATCAAAGGGATTACTTGGAAGCAATTTTTCCTTTTCAGCCATGACACCTGAGTAGTTAAGGAAATTAGGTTCAAGATAGGAATCGTACCATCCCTGTGTAAGCGTGGGAGATTTCTGAGGTTTATCAAAATGAATCACTATCTCTGCGTCTTTTATGTACTGAAAGGTTTTTGTGAATGGGTCGTAAGAGTAAGGGGTAAAATAGATATAGGCAGATGGAATCCCATTAATAATTACTGTTTCCCCTTTGTAGATAAGATTTTCTGAGGGTGTTTTGCTTCCTCTGTAAGTTGAAAATTCTATGCTTAACCCGTCATTCCTGAATTTGGGAACCGTTGGAAGGAGAAGGTTATGATAAGATTCGACCCTTAAGGGCCTTACTGAGCAGTTAAATTTTGTAATGGAATTGAGGGCAACCTTTATTTCATAGTAGGGCAAAAATGGGTCATCCGGTGATGAAGAGATGAGGAGGTCTCCTACAGGAAAGATGTATTTTTCTTCCTCTGAATTGCTGTAGGTAGCAAAAAGCTCTGGGCCTTTAAACTTTATAATTAGTTCATTGTCCAGCTTCTTTTCAATCTTGAAAAAATCTGAAATAAAGTTAAGAGTTAAAAGAATTAGAATCATCTATCGGCTTTGCCTCCTCAATAATAAGAACGGGAATGTCGTCTATTATGGGGTACTTTAATTTGCAGTTTGGGCAGATGAGGAAATCATGCTCGCGGTCATAAACCAGGTCACCTTTACATTTTGGACAACAAATAAATTCTAATAACTTTTCGGGTATCGGCATGGTTTAATTATAAAGACAAATCTGTGTAAATTTTTAAAAAGTAACAACTTACCACCAAATGCTTTAATTGATTGTGTAATACCTAAAATTTCTCTTGTGTTTTGGACGTTAAAGCGTTGATATGTTAAAAAGTTTGTAAAGTCCGCAATATCTTGTAATGGCTGTAATCAGTAGGATGAGTCCAATAATGAGAAGGATAGCTTTCAGGGGCTTACTCATCTGTACTTTTAGGACTGGTTGTAGGTGTATTAGTGCCCAACCCACAATTGCCCTAATTATTGCATCAAGGGTACCAACGTTCATTTTACTCCTCCTTTGAGTGTATTAAGTTTAAACTTGATTTTGAATCATTGCAAATCGTATATTTCAATGGTTTTCTAAGTATCTTCTTTTACTTTCGCGTTTTATCATGTAAAATTAAACACATGCGCTCTAATAAACTTAGGCTGGTTTTAGATCCAGGACACGGTGGCCAATCCACCGGTGCTGTTGGGTCTTCTGGCCTTACAGAAAAGGAACTGAATTTAAAGCTGGTTTTCCTTTTAAAAGATCTTTTAGAAAGTAAGTTCCAGGTTTTTTTGACACGGGAAGGAGATGTAGATGTCCCATTAGAAGAAAGGGTAAAATTTGCCGAAACCAAGGATGCAGACATCTTTATTTCTATTCATTTTAATGCTGATGCATTAAGAAATCCAAATTTAAATAGGACAGAGGTTTATATTCCCTTTGAAGAAAGCGGACCTTCCATGGATCTTGGAGAACTTATATGTGAGGAGTTCAGAAGTCGATTTGATATCCCTTGCGTTGGTCCCATTCCATCAAGATATACTGTACTAAAGAGCAAGGTGCCGGTTAAGTTGCTTTTGGAGTGTTCATACATCACCAATCACGAAGAGGAAATGAAGTTACTGAAGGGAAAACGGTTGGAAGAAATTTCTACCATGGTAGCGAGTGCCCTTATTAAGTTTTCCGCGTTTGGTTTTTGCGAGTATAAAGGGTTTGAGATTAGAGAAAAATTAATCTCCTTTGCTTTCAGTGAGGAAGTTTCCCGCAATCAATTGAAGGTGTTTGTTGACGGGAAGGAATTCAATTATTTTCAGGTGGTGGGGAAGGAAGTTGCTCTAATAAAGGAATATTTACCTTATGGGTTTCACCATGTGGAAATAAAGGGCAGAACTTTATCAGGTAAAGGGCTTCCTCATGTAATGGAAACCATTGAAATTGAAACGGATGTGGAATATTTTACCGCATCGATCTTGCCCTATGCTGGTTACCAGCTAATCAAAATTAGAGGATTTGATAAGCATCTTAATCCCATACCCGAAGGGGTACGTCTTAGTATTGAGAAAATTGAGGCCAGTGTTAGAGCAATAAGAAGGGGAATTTACAAACCCGGTGAATTGGAAACGATTATAGAGGCCAAACGGGAAATTTCGGACGAGACCGGGTCTTTTTACATCTTGCTAAAAGGCGTAAAGGACGAGATAAAGCTCAACTTTTCCATAGGTAATTTGGACGGCAGGTTGTCCGTGGAAAATGTCCCGAAGAGAAAAACCAACATTACTGGCTTTGTTTATGATGAGAATACGAAAAAGCCTCTGAAAAATGTGCTGATCCAGGGTGAAGATTTTGTTGCTTTTAGTGATGAATTTGGAATTTTTGAACTGGAAAGAAGCCGTGAAGAGGAAAAGGAAAAGGTTATATTTTTAAAGGAAGGTTATTATGCTTTTGAGACAGAGCTTTCCACTGAATTCGTAGATAAGATTTATTTGAAACCCCTTTACAATGGCGTTTTGCATGGTAAGAAGATATTGATTGATATTGATAACAGAGATTTTTCGGATTATTCTGCAGTAAGAAGAAGCTGGAAAATAGCGGAAATTCTGGGGGTGCTGGTTAAAAGTGCGGGTGGTATCCCAGTATTAACAAGGGATTATCCATGGCAGGAGATTGATGACTACTCAAAGGTGAAGAAGGCAGTGAAGGAATGTGTTGATGCTTCTGTGCAGATTAGCAACTCGAGATTACACGTAAAAGATGATTTATACGTGTTTTTCTACGAGAGAGACGAAAATTCAAGAAAGTTTGCTGAAGCTGTTTATGGAATTAGACTTTATAAAGACGATCCACCGTCTTTAATTATGCCTTATGGTAACTATTTTGTGATTCAACTTTCTGGACCAAGGATTGTTATCAATTCCAAGGGTATATTTGGAAAAGAGTGGCTTGCTGAAAGTGAAGTTGCTAAGTTTATAGCGCTTAAAGTATTTGTTGGTTTACTTTCGTATTTTGGATACACTGGAGTGTATTATAGAGAGTATAATGTAGAGCCGGAGCTTCTTTCCAGAACTGAAATCTTTTCGGAAGATTTCCCTGTTGGAATTGTCTCGGGGAATCAGGTCAGGCTTCTGTTTTCAAGACCCGATTCAAAAATTGTCATCTTCTCGAAAAATGGGAAAAAAATATTAATTAGTAAACCTTTGGAGGGGAAATGCATAACCTTGCCCGATGGAAATTGAGAAGCGTGAAACCTTATATTCCCGGCAAGCCCATTGAGGAACTTGCACGGGAACTTGGAATTGCCGGAGAGATAATCAAACTGGCATCTAATGAGAATCCCCTGGGACCATCACCGAAGGCTATTGAAGCCATTTCTAAGAAGCTTAGTGAACTTAATCTTTATCCTGATGACGCTGCCTATAATCTGGTTAAAAAGCTTTCGGAATTGAATAGCCTCACGATCGATGAGGTAATCCTGGGTAATGGTTCTGTCGAAATAATGCTTATGATAGGCCTTGCTTTCGTAAATCCTGGAGAGAGCATTGTTACTTCAGAAAAGTCCTTCATCATGTATAAAATAATTGGTGAGTTAATTGGTGCTAATGTCATAGAAACACCCATGCTGAATGGTAAGATTAACCTTGAGGCAATTTTGAAAGCGATAAGGGAGGACACTAAGGTTGTTTTTATTGCTAATCCTAATAATCCCACAGGTACCTATTGCGAGAAGAGGGAAGTTGAGGACTTCATGAAGCACGTGCCCGAGGATGTAATTGTTGTATGGGATGAGGCCTATTATGAGTACATAAAGGGAGACAAATTTAAAGAGACAATAGAGTATGTGAAAAACGGTAAAAATGTGATTATTTTGCGCACTTTTTCAAAGATTTATGGGCTTGCGGGACTTAGACTGGGGTATGCCTTTGCGAAAAAGGACATTATTGATGCTTTAAGGAGAACGCGATTGCCTTTTAATGTTAACACGCTGTCTCAAATAGCTGCTTATCATGCATTGGATGATAGCGAGCACGTTGAAAGATCATTAACGGTTAATAAAAGGGGCCTGGAGTATCTTTACAAGGAGTTAAGTGCGCTTAATTTAAAATACTACGAATCGGCTTGCAACTTTATCCTTGTGGATTTTGGGGTGGATTCTGATACTCCTTATAATTACCTGCTAAAGAGGGGGATTATAGTAAGACCTGTTAAGAACTATGGGTTACCTACCTCCCTTAGAATAACGGTGGGGACACAGGAGCAAAATGAAAAGCTGATAAGGGCTTTAAGAGAATTTTTCGGATATGGGAATAGCTGAATCCCGAAGAGTGGCAAGGGAATTGGCCCTGTTAACTGTTTATTGTTTGAAGATCAAAGAAAAGTTGAGGGCAAAGGATTGTGAACAGGATGTGTTATCTCTTCTTGATGAAGAAGATTTGCAAATTTCCAAAGTGGATGAGGAGGCGAGAAACTTTTATGAGAGGCTTATTGAGGCATATGAACAACATAAAAACAAAGCGCTGGAACTGATAGGTCAGCACCTTGAAAGGTGGGAAATAGAGAGGATGAACCCCTTAGATTTGTCGATTTTGGAACTTGGTGTATGTGAACTTCTTGGAATTGACGATGTCACATACAGGGTTACTATTTCTGAAGCGGTGAATCTTGCAAAAAAGTTCTCTTCTAATAGGGCGCCTCTTCTCGTTAACGCGGTAATGGATTCAGTTGCCAAAACTTTGGGGGTTTCACACTGAGATACCTGGTTATATCTGATATTCATTCTAACCTGCCCGCCCTCAAGGCGGTTCTTGCCAAGGCCAGAAGAATTGGCTATGACAAAATAATCTGTCTTGGTGATTTCGTTGGCTATTATACAAGGCCCAATCAAGTTGTAGAGCTTATTAAAAATGACCTTGCTATTGCAGTCATGGGAAATCATGACTATGGACTTTTGCATCCTCAATCAATTACCCTCAATTTTAACGAGCTTGCAAGGGAAGCACT
The sequence above is a segment of the bacterium genome. Coding sequences within it:
- a CDS encoding C25 family cysteine peptidase, with product MILILLTLNFISDFFKIEKKLDNELIIKFKGPELFATYSNSEEEKYIFPVGDLLISSSPDDPFLPYYEIKVALNSITKFNCSVRPLRVESYHNLLLPTVPKFRNDGLSIEFSTYRGSKTPSENLIYKGETVIINGIPSAYIYFTPYSYDPFTKTFQYIKDAEIVIHFDKPQKSPTLTQGWYDSYLEPNFLNYSGVMAEKEKLLPSNPFDEGILWFQFKITEEGFYSVSYEDLEKAGLPYPFPIQQMAIFIRSVDTLPSSPADTINHFNKLPFEVLDNNGDGTFNSGDELRFFSPGPKGLRNYLMGNERTPLEIIKQIKYFKNPYTDTLSVWLVFGISGESFQVENLASSQEINELYTYYHYEKDLVNIAWKGLLWLGEEIFRPASSQEFGINYHFDLHSLASRNGFFRIQYAGATGTYHQFKAVLNFQDTLQDFSTGYVVRELFGIVNSISESNTLKCQLSTTNPSVEDRIYIDYFTLYYKKVVTALSDETAFFADTDSTVARLPIGSDIQAVFDVTNLYHPRKLGIFAYDKGRYISDTLKPGKIYYFASSIKKPVKIQLTPEAGALYRLRENINYILITQKSFVSSLIRYKNYREKNMLKFVDGNWERSNGVVEICTVEDIMRDFGFGIYDPVAIRNFLKFQYEKGNGNLIYVGLFGDACYDYKNINKTYGNLVPAYEPFLSANIEEEKGAKDDFYADFDGDGFADLLIGRVPFRTKEQLGIFLDKLYKYENNTVFNNWRTKVIFIADDEYGESGYPNEIGFHIPLANNIRRDTMITPPFLEIKLVYETSYGVVGNSVDRIRRGKEAKKDFIRKFNEGSFITTFFGHGNPVQLTHEQLLLLQDLPLLNTNYKNPISMFLSCKVGAFTRENPPLGIAEYMAIYNQSIGTIGSTIGQFVSINYFFGRNIHSTLSDRKLHPLGEVVNRAKTSSSSLTYYHLFGDPATIVYLPLPDFTLNLPAPDTLWIARKNTFELTNLQQNSEYYAILFHKPYEETYTNPSSPTVSVTYLGENKVLYRAPFSPGGEKDSISFFMPGTADTGTGFCFSILRKASDKNIHTLHISDLIASLGNISTQDRNGPDIKVYINGREASEVTEAPLSFRLKVILEDSSGINLYNVFAEEKGVMLFVDNGFIDLTPYFEFYPNSYTKGEVNYLFSSEQPGTKEFKLVAYDNLNNMSQKSFKLNLKSTVELCDEFLIFPNPVSKGDRVYFTFRINKSAHAKFEIFTISGRKIYQSVETEFPEGFNRISWNLRDTFGEKVSNGLYFVKLSIKTADGQKKELIKGFVIGK
- a CDS encoding Trm112 family protein, with the protein product MPIPEKLLEFICCPKCKGDLVYDREHDFLICPNCKLKYPIIDDIPVLIIEEAKPIDDSNSFNS
- a CDS encoding DUF2892 domain-containing protein, whose protein sequence is MNVGTLDAIIRAIVGWALIHLQPVLKVQMSKPLKAILLIIGLILLITAITRYCGLYKLFNISTL
- a CDS encoding N-acetylmuramoyl-L-alanine amidase, encoding MRSNKLRLVLDPGHGGQSTGAVGSSGLTEKELNLKLVFLLKDLLESKFQVFLTREGDVDVPLEERVKFAETKDADIFISIHFNADALRNPNLNRTEVYIPFEESGPSMDLGELICEEFRSRFDIPCVGPIPSRYTVLKSKVPVKLLLECSYITNHEEEMKLLKGKRLEEISTMVASALIKFSAFGFCEYKGFEIREKLISFAFSEEVSRNQLKVFVDGKEFNYFQVVGKEVALIKEYLPYGFHHVEIKGRTLSGKGLPHVMETIEIETDVEYFTASILPYAGYQLIKIRGFDKHLNPIPEGVRLSIEKIEASVRAIRRGIYKPGELETIIEAKREISDETGSFYILLKGVKDEIKLNFSIGNLDGRLSVENVPKRKTNITGFVYDENTKKPLKNVLIQGEDFVAFSDEFGIFELERSREEEKEKVIFLKEGYYAFETELSTEFVDKIYLKPLYNGVLHGKKILIDIDNRDFSDYSAVRRSWKIAEILGVLVKSAGGIPVLTRDYPWQEIDDYSKVKKAVKECVDASVQISNSRLHVKDDLYVFFYERDENSRKFAEAVYGIRLYKDDPPSLIMPYGNYFVIQLSGPRIVINSKGIFGKEWLAESEVAKFIALKVFVGLLSYFGYTGVYYREYNVEPELLSRTEIFSEDFPVGIVSGNQVRLLFSRPDSKIVIFSKNGKKILISKPLEGKCITLPDGN